A window of Pecten maximus chromosome 12, xPecMax1.1, whole genome shotgun sequence genomic DNA:
TTATAATTAGCCCCCTGGCCCTATCCTCAGGTGTGAGACTGACAACCTGTTTATTTCTTGCAGGACTGACATGTAAGAATTATGTATAAAAGCTTAGATGATTTAATAATGCTGTCAAGTTTGcttttatgtaaattgtttcaTCACAATGTAGGGGGGGATCAATATTTTATGGGGTAGGtcattattttatgcataaaatactgacccggGTCGGTATTTTATGGggggtcaatattttatatgacaccGGTTTGAATTTGTATTGATTTATCAATTGATACACAATTAGAATAAAGATATCACTAATGATACATGCATAGCTATAGGTGTATTAACGCACATCTAAACACGGAATCTACACCGTAAGTAACCTTTCACTAATACGTAAATGACAAGTTTGATGGTATCTTAATTTTCAGTTTGTCGATAGTAACATTCGTGCTTTCCAGAAATAAGGATTTATTTTTACATGCATTACTTGATTAGATAGACAAAATATTTAAGAATTACTCTGAAAATTATCGATTGCCGACGAAAAAAATCCAATGTATAAGAGCTAGATgcagtttaattaatttcatagAGGAGATTATGGTAGCGGTTGCACTCATATCGGGAGATATTCTTCTTCAGTGAAGTGACATAGCTTTCGGCACTCTGAATATTCTTTAGGATATGCCTGATAATGTCGTCTAGTATTCCCTTGTTTTCAATTAATAGCGCTGCCCTCGATGAGAGCGATAATGGTATTCACGTGAGTTTTCTCTAATTTcctatttgaaaaaaaaaaaccatattgATATTGTGTCATAAAAGATGTCATTTAAATGTTCGATCAATGGAAATAAGCCTTTAAACCTacttcaatattttgtttttgccTTGCTGAAGACACGCTCTTCGGTATAACGACATATCCTCTTTGTATACCCCATCGGAGTACAACCTGAAAataaagcatttaaaaaatcaaaacaaaacaaacacaaaaaattcaaattatttcttttaaatgatatgtaaatatcacaataaTTTTGTTTCACTGCTAATTTCAACACTACAAAGCATGCTCTTTAAACACATATAAGAGCGGTTGCTTGTTAGTTTATTACAGAAATTTGCCGATTTGTCAATGATTGAAAATTTTGCTGACCTGTCCAGCAGATTTGTTGCACCGAGCTGCCATCTTTAATATTTCAGGCTCCTCAAGTAATGTCGGATCGCTTGGTTTGGCCCTAAAGTAAACCAAAATATAGTAATATCTGATCATTGAGTTGTGACCCAACAATATACGTAACATTCAACggaacaaataaaaaaaatgagtaTGATGACAAATATTGACATCAAGTTATTTGagagaaatgaaaattaatatgGTTACATATTGACATTGAAGTAATTTAACCTTCTTTATGAAATTCCTTTCACTGAATACTAGTAACGTTTGGTGGCGAATTCATATTGTAAATAAACTTAGTAAACATATTAGCCTAGCGCTCACGGGGATTCGGGACTTGCTACAGTCTCTATGTAGTCGTGTTTACGTTCTTGTCTTAATTCCAAATACTGTACACATCAACGAGACAATGCAATTCTTACCAACTATTGACCAAAACCCCTATAAAGTCTGTTATTACGTTAACATATTCCCAATCCAACGAAAACTGGACGACGCCTCTTGTCTCTATATATATGGATTGAACGCGCTATATAGAATATTTCTGTATCCCATcgcgttcataccaccgtacacacaataaaaacaCTGTATAcgtcaatgtatatatttacattaaacaatTCGCTGAAATACCGTACGAAAAAAATAAAGGTCGTGATGTGCTGCGACATTGGTTACGAAGGCAGTCGAAGTTGCTTAGATAATATTGTTCCAGCGAATAtacgtaaagacaccagtattatttacaaaattaaaagaaacaactgcacatttttgtttaatacacTTTACGTTTACAATTCGttaatatattcacaatccacgATTTCCGACTCGCATTAattatggttgtcaagcacagcgggTATTGATACAGGCAGTTAGTAACGTTGTCGTTCTAtaggaactgtacgcttcagccatttgttgttagcctACCTCGTGGTTACATATTCACTTATTTCCGTAATCTTCAGTTTAGGTTTTGACAAAACACTCACTTGACATAAGCTTTTTATACAGAGATCATCTGGTAccaggagaaaacgctaaaattgcgaAGATCAATCCTTAGAAAATATCGCCGcctagttgacgttccggtaacgtcacaaagagacgatgtcataattatgttaccgattcctgCGCTTATTAATCTActgagccttttttcactgcTTTATGTTAatcgcagtcagagtttactaagctgaagaaggaaGAGATGTTAATATGATTTCTTAATATCAAGGGAACGCCTTGTCTGATGTATTTGCTAGATAATGAAATATACCGGGGTTGAGGTTTAATAGTGAAACAAATCAAAGTCGTGTAAAGTAGCCCGATGCCAATGCTGTACAGGCATTTAGCATATCTGAAACTGTctattgaaaaagaaataagaTATATTATCCAATTCATCAACAGTACAATAATATTTAATACTTTGACAAATCCCTACAAATATCTACTAAAGTAAGGTACATATTTAACGTGAAGACGCATTAACCAGTAGTGCTTGATGAATCAATGTGTTTATTTAAGATAATTATGCATACCATGGTCGATCAGCAGATCCCAGAGGAGAATACGCAACTACAACAATATCTTTGGATTTACAGAATTGTAGCAACTTTTCGTTGGTAATGTAGGGAGATATCTCGATCTGAAATTGAAGCATAATCATTCTACAATACATGTCGTGAAGTAAAATAGTAATGTAGTTTTATACGGTAAGTGactgtaaaaatatataaattataaatatatattcggATTTCATTCGTAAGGAATATGCTTTCATTTACAACATTTACAAAAGTTATACGCCAAATTAGAACATTTTGTATTCGGCAACCTCTTTATTCCTATTTACCTGGTTACAGGATATCGGATGTTTCAAACCAAGATCTAAAAGCCTCTGGATTTGTTTAGAATTGAAGTTCGACAGACCTATCGATCTACACAATCCCTGGTCTACCAAATCCTGCATGGCCTGTCATCAATACAAAATTACTAACAATTAAAAACATATGATGCATTTCCTCATAATGTTCCTCAGTAGTTCATTACTAAGTTACAGCATTACAgtttatatcataataaaacatcatttaCAACGATTAGAAAGTGACAATTACAAGGTTACAGCAGACGATATAATTGTTTTAGCAGTCCATTACGTTATAAAAACGCGACGTCAATATGATATACGTtctttcattttatataattatgaaatattactaaaaaaaagtattgaattaatatacagtgtatatgtctAACAAAGCCAGTCTTTCAGGCCAAAGATATCTTGTTAGGTAGCACGGTTTCAATGccttacatacaatgtagttgtattgatatatctatatataggagaATCTTACTGTCCATGCCTTACATAGTTgtattgatatatctatatataggagaATCTTACTGTCCATGTTTCAGTATAGTCGATATCGACAACATCAGCCCTTTTGCCATCTGCAGTTACCGGGAACATTTCGGGTCCTTCCTTTCACCAAATAACAAATACAAGAAAAACAcactttgaaatatttacaagatCTACATCATTGCGGTATGGCAGCACCTTCCTCACACGCACTCTTTTGTCGATATTTTGTTGTCTAATTTAGAGATAAAGATATTTTCTGCCTATGTGGTCCcgggtagttatgtgatgtaAACTACAACTAAACCACTACAACATTCAATTTGTGATCACGTATCTTAAACTAATCTTGTGACCATCCCAACTTGAGTCTGTTTAATCATATAGCGGAAAGTTTGtaataaattacaaatgtaccaTTATTTCGTCGGCCAATATCCATACTAATAAACTGCACAACTTCGTTTGGGGACCTAATTACGTGTACAAAGAACTTCTTGTCGTGTCTGACATTTCCATCTCTGGGATGAGGTTTATCGTTAAAGATCGATTTTACTTGATTTGtagacatacaatatataagtaCAAAAGAAAAAGTATCAATGTGATTTAGGAAACTATCAGTATGTTGTTTCACAAAAGAAAGAATTGTTTTCTCTATAAATTCAATAGAAAGGTATTTAATGTGTCCTTACCTTCATAGGTAAAGGCCAGTGTATAATGTATAGGTCAACGTAGTCCATGCCGAGGTTGGTCAGGGACTCCTTACATCCCTCCGATACTCGGGCCTTACTGTGGTAGGTGTTCCATAGCTGGAATTGTagataatttaaatattattttatttgtattgtccGTTTTATACAAAGAATGATTAAAAGAATGTGGACATAGCTTCAGAATTTTTATTTACCCTTTTATGCTAATTATCCTTGAAAGATAGAGGTAAGGTTATTTTAAGcttatttacatttaatgcCAGTAAAAGTTTGAAGGTTTTAAAAGTTAAATTGAAACctaagaaaagaaaatgaaaatattctacTCTTGAATCATTCTGCAACATTTATAGTATAACCTTAAAACCTCTATGTAAAGTATCAAATTGATAAATGAATGGTAAGTAATTACAAACGCTTAACCAAAACCAAAGGTTTCCGACGAACTGACGAAAGCAAACAAATCCTAGAGCCCCCTCCGGCGGGTAGGGAAGTAATAAAACAGattgtttatcaatatatatatatacattgtatataaataaaattatagcGAAACTTGCTTTATATCTACATAATTGCTTATTAAAGGGACAGTTTAGTAgaatttatttcttttctttcaagtcggaaatgttttcataacattattgtttaatatttcttACGGAATATTCATGCCAagatattgacaaaaatatttcgttccatgtatattgttattgataccaaatGAACCGCTTATTGTACAGTAAAATCTGACAAGAATGACCTGATTAGTTTATGGAATGCAGACAATATTCATGTCAGAAAACCATGTGCATTGCATAATTATGTGTATATGCAACACTTTCAAATACAAGTTCAAATGAAGTACAGACAATGGTGTGACAATTTCGAATCCCCAATTCCcatgtgttgttgttttgttgatcaatgggtatttattgtatttgtatttattaatgtactttttcttcagtttttcccctaattttaaatcaaattatcgCTGTCACCCTTGCTGGCCACTTGAGGTATTCGAAAATTGTCGTATCAGTCGATTATCAACGAGGTCGCGAAACCCCAAAACATTCAATTTTTAAAGAACCAATAATCAAATTATGTAAATAAGCTTGATAATCTTACCTTcttaatgatacatgtacatatgtacttaaTATAAATTAACGTACATGctgtatttgtttacattcaAATAATTGGTCTGTTGTTTTAACTATTTGCATAGGCACATTAAAGGTGTGATACAGAGACTAGAATcggtacatgtaagtataataCAATATGAATTCACAACgagcatttttatttcaaaaacatcttTCGCAGAGCACATTGTTTACAAAGGCTCAAGAAAGCTTGTTTGGTCGATGAAATCGATGAAACCGTCGTTAGTATTTGCaacatattatattgatatattatagatattgtaaatatttgtgaaaCCACACTACTTCCCCGCCAGATGGTGCGAGATTTCGTTCTAATGTTATttgaattatatacatttgGCGCTGGCTTATTTAAACTGACCACAGAAAACATTTGCTGCAGAATATACAACTATCCGCTATGTaatctgtcatatatatatatggtatattttcGATTTCAGAAGACTTCTTTTAAAATGACTCATTTTAAATTATCCCTTTATATACGTGGTTAACATACCTTTGTTGTAATAAACAAGTCCTCACGTTTGACAATTCCATCATTTATACACTCTTTGATTGCCTGTCCTACCTCCTGTTCATTTAGATAGGCAAGTGCACAATCGAAATGCCGATAACCCAGTCGTATCGCAGATTTCACAGCTTCTCCGACCTCACCTGGTTTTGACTAAACACAGTCAATGGAAAATCTTCGTGTAGCATATTGAAATTGTATGGTGCATTAACAATCATATATCGtattcaataaataaaacaaaatatcaagtcAAACTGCTCATATCACCTTCTGGTatcaaataagtaaaaaaaatctttaaaatcacATAGCATGTTGTATTTTAACTCTAAAAAACATGATTAATTCATCTCAactatatatgatgtatataaactatacctTACTAATCATAGCGCTAATTTGAAGCTAACTGTGATTTTAAGtaccacattttttttttatcttttcttttctttttttatctattttatttatgtttttggTTCACATGGGATAATGCTTTAAAAGCTACAAAGAACAACGtacagtatgtggtagtatgatttttttcttatacatgtgatatattatatGGAGGACCGTGTGGATCATATCTTGAATTTACCGTATAGATAACGCTCGATTACAAGTGTCTACTATGCCAAAGcgtattgtaaaaataaatagaataataTCACTTTAAACACTTTTAATATCATCACACAAGATGTAAACAacataatatttatcaaattattcaaTCGTGTGACATTGTACGTACATGAATCATCTCGGTCGTTTTTCAGTATCTAACATCAAATGAATCGCAATGTTATTATTCTAGAGTACCTACCAACATTGATTACACGATTATATGTACACTACTTTATTAGTtgtcaacattttatttatttatcaaaaaccAGGCTGCTCAATGTTTGTAGTCTAACCGAAAAACTGACTTTATAACACATATGACCTAGTTGTATACATCTAGATACGTATCAACATCAACGAATCGTTCAAGCCACACACGAGTGACTAGTACCTTTACCGGGTACGTATATAAAGTACGATACAGTACATGTCGAATTACCATTCAAAACAACTTATTGGACcaatgttttgtattatttttcaaggTGAATggcattgaaagaaaaaatatgaaaaatgacACACGTTATATACTCAGACCACTTGAAAGTTTAACATCGAATATTTGCATATTAACGGGTACGTACTTTAAAGTGTATGGATGAATATTCTAAAGGCTACACAGTTCTCGATGCATACAATGAAGTCTATAAATCAGGTCAGGTCTGAAAAAGGTAAAAGTAAActactacatatatattcaGTTTCACATTAGTTTGAATCTACAACCTACCTTCCATGTACCCAGACCTACGCATGGTATCTTAAATCCACTGGGAAATATTTTCGCCGGTGTCGCTGCCATCATGATATGGTTGCGGTATATCGAGTCCAGCTAGATTTACACACAGTACGTGGTAGTCGGATTTCTCCTTATATATGGAGGACCGTGTGGACCATATCCGGAATCTAACGTATAGATAACGTTCGATTACAAGTTTCTAATGTACCCAAATGCATTGTGAAAATTATATCACTTTTCagttttaatatcaaaataaaagagatgaaacaatatattaattattatatgCATTCCATCGTGTGATATTGTACTTATATTGTACATGAACTATCTCGGTCGTTTTTCAGTATCTAACAATCAAATGATTCGCAATGTTATTATTCTAGAGTACCTACCAACATTGATTACAATAATGATATGCACATATACTTTATTGTCAACATTTTATATTCACTAAAGAAGAGGCTGTTCAATGTTTGTAGTCTATCACAAAACTGACTATATAACTAATATGACCTAGTTGTATACATCTAGATACATATCATCATCAACGAATCGTACAAGTCACACACGAGTGACTAGCATATTTACCGGGTACCTATATCAATTACGATACAGTACATGTCgaatattatttaaaacaacTTATTGGACCAAtgtttttgtatcttttttcaTGGTGAAGGGCAATGAAAGAAAAGTATATTGAAAATTACACGTTTTATACTCACACAACTTGGAAGTTTAACATCGATCGAACTTCTACATTTTAACTGGTACTTTAAAGTATAGAAATAACTGCATGTCTTTATCAGCATTACATCGGGATAATAATATGTTGTTTAAGCCACGATGagataaagaaagaaaagagattttcattttattgaaagtcaatacagctctgaacACGTTGAAGATAATGGTGAATACAACttctttaaatatacatgtagaggaCATTAACAGTTAGTCTTGATAAAAAATGATTCACTAGCCTCCTTGTGAGTAATCTCCCTTTCAAAATTGTCAGAAACAAGTTTAGACAGTTTTAGTACCTAAACGTCtcttctttttttcctttttcttttttacaagGAGAATAAATGGTCTTTCCTCTGACTTCCATTAGCATAGTTTTCAAAAACAACTGATCGCTAATTCTAAATTGTAAATCAAAATCAGGTATATTTTCAAATCTGTCTAGATTTTAAAGTTGGAGAAAGTACTTGTCTATGAACACTGCCTATACAACTATTTATAAGATTTATGTAATCATTATCTTGTAATAATGTATTATTCAGCTTCAACAAGCTCTACCTTTCTTAAATTCCTTTATTTTCACCTCTTTTTTTTCGGAAATAACTAGTCAGGTAGATATCCTGTGTCTATACATGACAGAATAATGCTTGCTTGCGTGCTTTCTTAATAGGGATTGTTTTTACTCCAGGTATACAAGTATCTGCTTGTTTCTTTATGATGTTCTCTAAAAAGTAATTATCAAACTGAAATTCTCCATTAACTCTAAAACTTTGTTCCTTGCCTGAAGATTGTTTAAGCTTTTGTAGTTTTTATCATAATCAAAAGGTTTTAATACTAGATTAAAGTCACCACAGACAATAACCCTCGCATTATTAAAATTCCGATGGTTTTAGACAACTTGTTATTAAATCTGGCCTATCTTGGTTTGGACCATATATAGTTATCAACGTTTTGCTTGAACATTTTATCTCAATATCCAATGCTAAAAATTACCTGTTTAATCTGTCTTTTCTCTTTATACTCTTAATTCAAAGTTCTTATTCAGAAAGATAGCAACTCCTCTTGCATTATACCCTAAAGAGTTATAGTAAAAATCATATCCCCATTCATTTCTAATTAAGTCTTGATTTTCTGGAGTAAAATATGCATCTTGTAGGCAATAGATATTGTACTGCTTTCCCCTTCATTAAATGAAAACACCCTAGCGTTTAAGTCTATCCGAAAGCCATCGATAGTTGGTCGAAATCATTGTCACCACTGTATCTGCCAAATTGACGGTGTGTAGCCAGATGTCGAGTAGCCTATCATCCCACAGAGTCGTGAGAAATGAAAGGATAGGTGTTGAGAAAGAACAGAATCCAGAATAAAATATAGCAATGAAAAATGATCAATGgagatatataaaattatcttaaatGATATAGGTCTTCGCCTACTACTACCTATGTACTTTATTGTATTATCACGAGTTTAAGAGGTTATGTTAAGGCAGTAGCGAGAAACATCCCACACAACAACCCGTACAATACATTGCACTAGGATGAATACGTTTGCGTGGAGTATTATACGCAGCAGCCTCCATAGACCGGAAGTAGAACACTAGTAATGGAATAAGAAACTttaaaggactcacacaactaaatagtTTACTTAATGTTATTAGTAGTTTCTCCATTGCTTCattcgctcatttgaagtttaaattatgtaaaattatatcaaattaacgTTTGAAGTTTTCGCTACTGATACAGATGCAAAAGATTTATATTGATGTACGGTACTTACCATAAGTCGTCCGATGTATCGatgatatatttctgtattaatgatattatCATTACTGAGCTACTTTCTGTTGTGCAACATATGTGTTGTTTAAAGGGGAAACATGTTACGTTTGTGGGTCATGCGTAACAGTAATAAcaaaatactgtaaatgtactaATTTTCGCGCACTCAAATTTTAGCGtattagtattgtttaacagaATAGTGCTTTTATGAATTGGCACACTTACACGTTTGTTGATTGTAGGACCAGTAATCATCGCAGTAATAATCAAGTGCAATGATTCCAGATCGAAAAGTTATCCATATTGCGAATGCAATTTTATGTTAACCATTCATAGTTTGCGGATAGGAACCGCGTTAATATCTTAAATTAATGCAACGAATTCAGTTGATGTACAACAATATTCCTTTGGTATTTTATATGGGGCACCGCGAACATTTTTATTACAACACTAtctaaataaaatgaaaaagatcATCCACGaatcattttatacaatatttgaaaaaaaaagtattatacatattgataaaaataacatttatatcacCCATCATGataatatagataaaatgaaatctACAATTCACTGTATTTAAGAACACACAGACATTGTTTTCGACACCCTACCTTCCCAGTACTCTGAGGAATGTATGGTTCCTTTTGGCGACTGGGAAGGCTATTCTGGGACTGCTGTTAAGTCTTATCCGCAATTCAttagatatttcaaataacaaCACCCTATGGTTTACAAGATTTTACATTATCTCTTCCTCGAGGGATGAAATTACTACAACGTGACCGTTGGTGGAAGTTCTGTTGAACAATACTCTTATCTCAAAATGTAAACGTGCGTCAAGGATACATTGAGGCACATAAAGCACGTCACTATCAAATCGGCTAAAGACAAGGGCACGCTTGACACTCATGATTATCCTATGTCTCTACTAACCTATGGTTAACCTATATATCCTATGTCCCCTGGTGACCCATGATTGACCTATAGGAAATAATATGAACATAAGCTATACAAAGACCAATAAGGGTCAATGTTATCTAAggaaaaatgtttatcaatgaaTTAATGCCAAAATAAACCCATATAATAACATAGAAAACACAGGTCAAAATGGCGACATAGCCCGATGGAAATTCAAAACGATATTGATAATGAATGATAGATATGTAAAGTCGTAATTCCTATATTTCCGCCGATATATATCAGAAGTACAAGCTTCCGTGTTAAAGCGATATTAAACATGTGCACACATTAAGTACATAA
This region includes:
- the LOC117339853 gene encoding aldo-keto reductase family 1 member B1-like, producing MMAATPAKIFPSGFKIPCVGLGTWKSKPGEVGEAVKSAIRLGYRHFDCALAYLNEQEVGQAIKECINDGIVKREDLFITTKLWNTYHSKARVSEGCKESLTNLGMDYVDLYIIHWPLPMKEGPEMFPVTADGKRADVVDIDYTETWTAMQDLVDQGLCRSIGLSNFNSKQIQRLLDLGLKHPISCNQIEISPYITNEKLLQFCKSKDIVVVAYSPLGSADRPWAKPSDPTLLEEPEILKMAARCNKSAGQVVLRWGIQRGYVVIPKSVSSARQKQNIELFDFALDDDEMKIIHGMNRNFRVCRWEDSSNPILYAMHSPYYPFHEEF